A genomic segment from Leptospira perdikensis encodes:
- a CDS encoding site-specific integrase: protein MNQAENGKVRKHELVNLFLRNFDPKLRFGDNLIAWIVITVTFLREKFMLNNDLNLPILLPQVLTVDVMTLDNRLIDQAEIRTLLFRLRARNYLHYLIIKFLVCTGLSLPELTHLKIADFSPERNLFKLKNGGRLRRRKIFLEPNLALELYRYSSEFLPTDYLFPGRYGKLRTRTIQKILKNASLLISKEIHIPFLRDVIALELFKKGFPVWEIQEFLGHRTTRSTKQRILLHIPVEERTDPRLFNRNKNQAA from the coding sequence ATGAATCAAGCAGAAAATGGTAAGGTGCGAAAACATGAACTAGTGAATTTATTTCTTAGAAATTTCGATCCAAAACTGAGGTTTGGTGACAATTTGATTGCATGGATTGTTATAACTGTTACATTCCTGCGAGAAAAATTTATGCTAAATAATGATTTGAATCTACCAATCCTCCTCCCACAAGTATTGACGGTTGATGTTATGACACTCGACAATCGTTTGATCGACCAAGCAGAGATTCGAACTCTATTGTTTCGGCTCCGCGCCAGAAACTATCTCCATTATTTAATCATTAAATTCTTGGTATGCACAGGCCTCTCGCTCCCGGAACTCACCCATCTCAAAATTGCGGACTTTAGTCCCGAACGCAACCTATTCAAATTAAAGAACGGCGGTCGTTTGCGTAGACGGAAAATCTTCCTCGAACCTAACTTAGCGTTGGAGTTGTATCGGTATTCATCCGAATTCCTGCCGACTGATTATTTGTTTCCCGGTCGTTATGGAAAATTACGAACAAGAACCATTCAAAAAATTCTGAAGAATGCAAGTCTTCTCATCTCCAAAGAAATCCATATTCCCTTCCTTCGTGATGTCATTGCATTGGAGCTTTTCAAAAAAGGTTTTCCTGTTTGGGAAATCCAAGAGTTTTTGGGACATAGAACCACTCGTTCCACTAAGCAAAGAATATTATTACACATTCCGGTCGAAGAACGAACAGATCCGCGACTTTTTAATCGAAACAAAAACCAGGCAGCTTAA
- a CDS encoding STAS domain-containing protein translates to MEIKTKKIGKHTLVHLNGRLDITHSDEVEAKLADDVQNGEGDIIINLELISYISSSGIRIFVGMVRELDKQGRKLKLCCITPPVKKVFDVVELLDLFEVFETEQEAVNSLSK, encoded by the coding sequence TTGGAAATAAAGACCAAAAAAATCGGAAAGCACACACTTGTTCACCTAAACGGTCGTTTGGACATTACCCATTCGGATGAAGTGGAGGCCAAATTGGCCGACGACGTGCAAAACGGCGAGGGCGATATCATCATCAACCTTGAGCTTATCTCCTACATTTCCTCTTCAGGAATTCGTATCTTTGTTGGGATGGTTCGAGAGTTAGACAAACAAGGCAGAAAATTAAAACTCTGCTGTATCACACCTCCCGTCAAAAAGGTGTTTGATGTAGTGGAACTTTTGGATCTGTTTGAAGTTTTTGAAACGGAACAAGAAGCCGTTAATTCCCTCTCTAAATAG